A single Microbacterium protaetiae DNA region contains:
- a CDS encoding 2-isopropylmalate synthase → MNAPFPTLSTPDRGVPATSPAWNRQQHSHMPSHRYRDVYARVDVPLTDRTWPSRRIEAAPLWVPVDLRDGNQALPEPMDPARKRRFFELLVAMGYKEIEVGYPSASQTDYDFVRLLAESDLAPDDVTIVVFTPARADLIERTVASIRGIRNRVVVHMYAATAPMWRETVLRLDRDRLRELIFSGGREILRRAGDLDHVRFEFSPEVFMLTEPDYALDVCDGITALWDAAPERPVIINLPATVEVATPNVYADQIEYMHRHLARRDAVILSVHPHNDRGTGIACAELALLAGAQRVEGCVFGNGERTGNVDLATLALNLHAQGVDPMVDFSDIDTIRQVVEDCTRMPVHERHPYVGALVHTAFSGTHQDAIRKGFAEHRGRAATTGVAESELEWRVPYLPIDPADIGRTYEAVIRVNSQSGKSGIAYVLETEHGVTMPREDEIAFAAHVQTHADASGRELATEELGRLYRDWVAAGRP, encoded by the coding sequence ATGAACGCCCCCTTCCCCACCCTGTCCACGCCCGACCGCGGCGTCCCCGCCACCTCTCCGGCGTGGAATCGGCAGCAGCACTCGCACATGCCGTCACACCGCTACCGCGATGTGTATGCCCGCGTCGATGTTCCGCTGACCGACCGCACGTGGCCGAGCCGTCGGATCGAGGCCGCTCCGCTCTGGGTGCCGGTCGATCTGCGCGACGGCAATCAGGCGCTGCCCGAGCCGATGGACCCCGCCCGCAAGCGCCGCTTCTTCGAGTTGCTCGTGGCGATGGGCTACAAGGAGATCGAGGTCGGCTACCCGTCGGCGTCGCAGACCGACTATGACTTCGTCAGACTACTCGCCGAAAGCGACCTCGCTCCCGACGACGTCACGATCGTCGTGTTCACCCCTGCCCGAGCCGATCTCATCGAGCGCACGGTGGCCTCGATTCGCGGCATCCGCAACCGCGTCGTCGTGCACATGTATGCGGCGACCGCGCCGATGTGGCGCGAGACCGTGCTGAGGCTGGACCGTGACCGGCTGCGCGAGCTGATCTTCTCGGGAGGGCGCGAGATTCTGCGCAGGGCGGGCGATCTCGACCACGTGCGCTTCGAGTTCTCGCCCGAAGTGTTCATGCTCACCGAGCCCGACTATGCACTCGACGTGTGCGACGGCATCACAGCGCTGTGGGATGCCGCCCCGGAACGCCCGGTGATCATCAATCTGCCGGCGACCGTCGAAGTGGCCACCCCGAACGTGTACGCCGATCAGATCGAGTACATGCACCGCCACCTCGCGCGGCGCGATGCGGTCATTCTCTCGGTGCACCCGCACAACGACCGCGGCACGGGCATCGCGTGTGCCGAACTGGCTCTGCTTGCCGGTGCGCAACGCGTCGAGGGCTGCGTGTTCGGGAACGGCGAACGCACCGGTAACGTCGATCTCGCCACGCTCGCGCTGAATCTGCATGCGCAGGGCGTGGACCCGATGGTCGACTTCTCGGACATCGACACCATTCGCCAGGTGGTCGAAGACTGCACACGGATGCCGGTGCACGAGCGGCATCCCTATGTCGGGGCACTGGTGCACACGGCCTTCAGCGGTACGCATCAAGACGCCATTCGCAAGGGCTTCGCCGAGCACCGAGGTCGGGCGGCGACGACCGGCGTCGCCGAGTCGGAACTCGAGTGGCGGGTTCCGTACCTGCCGATCGATCCCGCAGACATCGGACGCACATATGAAGCCGTCATTCGGGTGAACTCGCAATCGGGCAAGAGCGGCATCGCGTATGTGCTCGAGACCGAGCACGGGGTCACGATGCCACGCGAAGACGAGATCGCCTTCGCCGCACATGTGCAGACGCACGCGGATGCCTCGGGTCGCGAGCTGGCAACCGAAGAACTGGGGCGGCTCTACCGGGACTGGGTGGCTGCCGGCAGGCCGTAG
- a CDS encoding DUF222 domain-containing protein, giving the protein MSSDAPFSPTPAQEPGSDGAFLQDLFEESEEHQYAANRREARRAELLADALAFARTHPWTYVDDNPTKPLEDPEAADLAERCAALEAGSRLCLSENTIRSVAATATVGRRSLPYLWRQIREGFASIRFADAAITHLPAFDAQSDPHLLEVFDRAVAEIAMHATIGSFRKKAERLARTLAPLPEERAHKLAMNERRVVLEEEPDQMAWLHIYTDATQAHAVFRTLTSHAKHCAKNMRDGRTRDQLRADLFSDIFFRRGDASLVKTKVFVTVPLDRLTPAAQATVRAHTPEREGCDLNREPLVAGERPIDASTARQILLDEGAFTRVITDPVTGVILDMDRRSRKVTKAQRAWLTLQHGTCTRDGCTRLAIDADVDHFCMYHGRRRGPTNIANLHPFCDPDHAIKDTTKVRHRRRSDRSVQQQFRSGHCTNQATRQRLRDIMPDDEPPPF; this is encoded by the coding sequence ATGAGCAGCGATGCGCCATTCTCTCCGACTCCCGCGCAGGAGCCTGGATCTGACGGCGCCTTCCTGCAAGATTTATTCGAAGAATCCGAAGAGCATCAGTATGCAGCCAACCGTCGCGAGGCGCGCCGGGCTGAGCTTCTCGCCGACGCTCTTGCGTTCGCGCGCACGCATCCGTGGACCTATGTCGACGACAACCCGACCAAGCCTCTGGAAGACCCCGAAGCGGCCGATCTCGCCGAGCGCTGCGCGGCGCTCGAGGCGGGGTCGCGGCTGTGCCTCTCGGAGAACACCATCCGGTCGGTGGCGGCGACTGCCACCGTCGGGCGCCGATCCTTGCCGTACCTGTGGCGGCAGATTCGTGAGGGGTTCGCCTCGATCCGGTTCGCCGATGCTGCCATCACCCATCTTCCGGCGTTTGACGCGCAGTCCGATCCGCACCTGCTCGAGGTGTTCGACCGGGCCGTTGCCGAGATCGCCATGCACGCCACGATCGGTTCTTTCCGTAAGAAGGCTGAGCGGCTGGCGCGCACGCTTGCCCCGCTGCCCGAGGAGCGGGCGCACAAACTTGCGATGAACGAGCGCAGGGTGGTGCTCGAAGAAGAGCCCGATCAGATGGCGTGGTTGCACATCTACACCGATGCCACCCAAGCGCACGCCGTGTTTCGCACCCTCACCTCGCATGCGAAGCACTGCGCAAAGAACATGCGTGACGGGCGCACCCGCGACCAGCTGCGCGCCGATCTGTTCAGCGACATCTTCTTCCGCCGCGGCGATGCCTCGCTCGTGAAGACGAAGGTGTTCGTCACCGTGCCGCTCGATCGGCTGACCCCCGCCGCGCAGGCCACCGTGCGCGCGCACACTCCCGAGCGCGAAGGTTGCGATCTCAATCGTGAGCCGCTCGTAGCGGGAGAGCGCCCGATCGACGCCTCGACAGCTCGGCAGATTCTCCTCGATGAGGGCGCGTTCACTCGCGTGATCACCGATCCAGTGACCGGGGTCATCCTCGACATGGACCGCAGGTCGCGCAAGGTCACCAAGGCCCAGCGTGCCTGGCTCACTCTTCAGCACGGCACCTGCACCCGCGACGGGTGCACGCGGCTGGCGATCGATGCAGATGTCGACCATTTCTGCATGTACCACGGCAGGCGCCGCGGACCGACCAACATCGCCAACCTGCATCCGTTCTGCGACCCCGATCATGCCATCAAAGACACCACAAAGGTCCGACATCGTCGCCGATCCGATCGTTCCGTGCAGCAGCAGTTCCGGAGCGGACATTGCACCAATCAGGCCACCAGGCAGCGTCTGCGCGACATCATGCCCGACGACGAACCGCCGCCCTTCTGA
- a CDS encoding quinone oxidoreductase family protein, whose translation MRAAVIESFTQPPVYREFDEPASGNTVEVVAAALHPLTRSRATGAHYSSSGILPLVPGMDAVVRDEQGRLCYALVDDDRFGTFAERTSVDPRRCIPLPEGVDAVAVAAAMNPVMASWVALRRRAPLVPGARVLVLGATGSSGSMALRVARRFGAGEVVAAGRNAERLAELDADRTVRLDELATVADVDVVIDFLWGDATAQALVDIVSNRADRSQPLTWIEIGSMAGQTSPIPSAALRACALTMVGSGLGSVSARDFVAELPEIAQAVSAGELSVPVRTVPLAEIGEVWEPSRTWRERVVFLP comes from the coding sequence ATGCGCGCAGCGGTCATCGAATCGTTCACTCAGCCGCCCGTCTATCGGGAGTTCGACGAGCCGGCCTCGGGCAACACCGTCGAGGTCGTCGCGGCGGCACTGCATCCCCTCACGCGATCACGCGCGACCGGGGCCCACTATTCGAGCAGCGGCATCCTTCCTCTCGTTCCCGGGATGGATGCGGTCGTCCGCGACGAGCAGGGGCGGCTCTGCTACGCGCTGGTCGACGACGACAGATTCGGAACGTTCGCCGAGCGCACGAGTGTCGACCCCCGCCGATGCATCCCGTTGCCCGAGGGTGTGGATGCCGTGGCCGTGGCTGCGGCGATGAACCCGGTGATGGCGTCGTGGGTCGCGCTGCGGCGCCGCGCACCGCTGGTGCCGGGTGCCCGGGTGCTCGTACTGGGCGCGACGGGCAGTTCCGGATCGATGGCGCTGCGGGTCGCGCGCCGATTCGGTGCCGGCGAGGTCGTGGCGGCCGGGCGCAATGCCGAGCGCCTCGCCGAGCTCGACGCCGACCGTACGGTGCGCCTCGACGAGCTGGCCACCGTCGCTGACGTCGACGTCGTGATCGACTTTCTGTGGGGGGATGCCACGGCCCAGGCGCTCGTCGACATCGTCAGCAACCGCGCCGACAGGTCGCAGCCGCTCACCTGGATCGAGATCGGCTCGATGGCCGGGCAGACCTCGCCGATTCCTTCGGCGGCGCTGCGTGCGTGCGCATTGACCATGGTCGGCAGCGGTCTCGGATCGGTGTCGGCACGCGACTTCGTCGCCGAGCTTCCCGAGATCGCGCAGGCGGTCAGCGCGGGGGAGTTGTCGGTACCGGTGCGCACCGTGCCACTGGCCGAGATCGGCGAGGTGTGGGAGCCGTCGCGCACGTGGCGTGAGCGCGTGGTCTTCCTGCCGTGA
- a CDS encoding MarR family winged helix-turn-helix transcriptional regulator produces the protein MTSRASDELIDALAQTTFAVLPTLTRIAAEFDLSLTQLRLFGILRDHSPRIVELADVLGLDKSSVSGLVDRAAERGLVRRVRDSADKRVVRVEMTTQGRELATHGMERLNAELVPLVSLIDTDAQRTLARSIHTLLTMATAR, from the coding sequence ATGACCTCACGAGCCTCTGACGAGCTCATCGACGCTCTCGCCCAGACCACGTTCGCCGTGCTGCCCACGCTCACGCGCATCGCCGCCGAGTTCGACCTGTCGTTGACGCAGTTGCGGCTGTTCGGCATTCTGCGCGACCACAGCCCGCGCATCGTGGAGTTGGCCGACGTGCTCGGACTCGACAAGTCGTCGGTGTCGGGGCTCGTCGACCGCGCCGCCGAGCGCGGCCTCGTGCGTCGGGTGCGCGACAGTGCCGACAAGCGGGTCGTGCGGGTGGAGATGACCACGCAGGGTCGCGAGCTCGCCACACACGGGATGGAGCGCCTGAATGCCGAGCTTGTGCCGCTGGTCTCGCTGATCGACACCGATGCACAGCGCACCCTGGCGCGCAGCATCCACACCCTCCTCACCATGGCCACAGCACGATAG
- a CDS encoding OsmC family peroxiredoxin has translation MSIAVRNATTTWDGNLASGTGTFGSTSSGALDGQEVTWVSRTEAPGGKSSPEELLAAAHSSCFAMALGLTLGQHKLTPTRLVVSAEVHLDPVDEVPTITTSNITVHGTVPGVDAATFASIVDEAAKLCPVSRLFASAEISVDAHLDE, from the coding sequence ATGAGCATCGCGGTACGCAATGCGACGACGACGTGGGATGGAAACCTCGCCTCGGGCACCGGCACGTTCGGATCCACCAGCAGCGGCGCGCTCGACGGGCAGGAGGTCACCTGGGTCTCGCGCACCGAGGCGCCCGGCGGCAAGTCCAGCCCCGAAGAGCTGCTGGCCGCGGCGCACTCCTCGTGCTTCGCCATGGCGCTGGGGCTCACACTCGGGCAGCACAAGCTCACTCCCACCCGTCTCGTGGTCAGTGCCGAGGTGCACCTCGACCCGGTCGATGAGGTGCCGACCATCACCACGTCGAACATCACCGTGCACGGCACCGTGCCGGGGGTGGATGCCGCGACCTTCGCGAGCATCGTCGATGAGGCCGCGAAGCTGTGCCCCGTGTCGCGCCTGTTCGCGAGCGCCGAGATCTCGGTCGACGCCCACCTCGACGAGTGA
- a CDS encoding hemerythrin domain-containing protein, with translation MSEGTELADALIREHQAIDIGIETYLDGLDAGGDEEPLRTAMHALRRHIYLEEVFLFPPLRAGGMMMPILVMEREHGELWRAMDALEKTLQSPSDPEALHDACRSLLSLLESHNSKEEPIVYPRADADLSDVQRDQLALFLESGTFPEGWVCAKGAA, from the coding sequence ATGAGCGAAGGCACCGAACTCGCCGATGCGCTCATCCGCGAGCACCAGGCCATCGACATCGGCATCGAGACCTACCTCGACGGTCTCGATGCCGGTGGCGATGAAGAGCCGCTGCGCACGGCGATGCACGCACTGCGTCGGCACATCTACCTCGAAGAGGTCTTTCTCTTTCCGCCCCTGCGTGCGGGCGGCATGATGATGCCGATCCTGGTGATGGAGCGTGAGCACGGCGAGCTGTGGCGCGCCATGGACGCTCTCGAAAAGACCCTGCAGTCCCCGAGCGATCCTGAAGCGCTGCACGATGCGTGCCGCAGCCTGCTCTCGTTGCTCGAGAGCCACAACAGCAAAGAGGAGCCCATCGTCTACCCGCGGGCCGACGCCGATCTCTCCGACGTGCAGCGCGATCAGCTGGCGCTGTTCCTCGAGTCGGGCACGTTTCCCGAAGGTTGGGTGTGCGCGAAGGGCGCCGCATAG
- a CDS encoding MFS transporter: MSEPTPAAVGEPRWGLLRQVGLPYFVIAFIARLPFAMMVVGVLTLVVSARGSLSLGGLNSAAVGFGTACFGPLLGAASDRFGQRPVLLGVGIANGIVLAGFAWLVYSPVPDAVMLVGAFLIGATAPQVAPLSRARLVAIIGRRIDRTRHERVFNATMAYESAADETVFVFGPLIVGILASLISPWAPLVGAAALTIVFVTAFALHPTAPPAQTRAHAAAAGPVSELFRPALVVVVVGILGVGFFFGAMLTSLTAFMDDRGISEQAGLLYGVMGIGSATLALGVALFPERFTRAWRWLCFGAVIFVGSLVLPFVPSVGAMAAALAVMGLGIGPTLVTQYSIGAERSPVGRSSTVMAILGSAVIVGQSLSSAVTGEVAQRFGTPAAMVVPIVSAAIVVAAGVGNALLSRGRYAAPFAHTQPSGNVPDSRNSAS, translated from the coding sequence ATGAGTGAACCCACCCCCGCCGCCGTCGGTGAGCCCCGCTGGGGTCTGTTGCGACAGGTCGGTCTGCCGTACTTCGTGATCGCGTTCATCGCGCGGCTTCCGTTCGCGATGATGGTTGTGGGCGTGCTCACCCTCGTCGTCTCGGCGCGGGGATCGCTGTCACTGGGCGGACTGAACTCCGCCGCAGTCGGGTTCGGCACCGCCTGCTTCGGGCCCCTGCTGGGCGCGGCATCCGATCGGTTCGGCCAGCGTCCGGTGCTGCTGGGTGTGGGCATCGCGAACGGCATTGTGCTCGCCGGCTTCGCATGGCTCGTCTACAGCCCGGTGCCCGATGCCGTCATGCTCGTGGGGGCGTTCCTCATCGGCGCGACGGCGCCGCAGGTCGCGCCGCTCTCGCGTGCGCGCCTCGTGGCCATCATCGGACGCCGCATCGACCGCACCCGCCACGAGCGCGTCTTCAACGCGACGATGGCGTATGAGTCGGCGGCAGACGAGACGGTGTTCGTGTTCGGCCCGCTCATCGTCGGCATTCTCGCATCGCTCATCTCGCCGTGGGCGCCGCTGGTCGGTGCCGCCGCGTTGACGATCGTGTTCGTGACGGCCTTCGCTTTGCATCCCACCGCGCCGCCGGCGCAGACCCGCGCGCACGCGGCGGCCGCGGGGCCGGTGAGCGAGCTCTTCCGTCCCGCGCTCGTGGTGGTGGTCGTCGGGATTCTCGGCGTGGGATTCTTCTTCGGTGCGATGCTCACCTCGCTGACGGCATTCATGGATGACCGGGGCATCAGCGAGCAGGCCGGCCTGCTGTACGGCGTGATGGGGATCGGTTCGGCGACCCTGGCGCTCGGGGTGGCGCTGTTTCCCGAACGGTTCACCCGCGCCTGGCGGTGGTTGTGCTTCGGAGCGGTGATCTTCGTCGGCTCGCTTGTGCTGCCGTTCGTGCCGAGCGTGGGGGCGATGGCTGCCGCGCTGGCGGTCATGGGCCTGGGCATCGGCCCGACTCTGGTCACGCAGTACAGCATCGGTGCCGAGCGCAGCCCGGTGGGGCGATCGTCGACCGTCATGGCGATTCTCGGGTCGGCGGTGATCGTCGGGCAGTCGCTGAGTTCAGCCGTCACCGGCGAGGTCGCACAGCGGTTCGGAACCCCGGCGGCCATGGTCGTGCCGATCGTCTCGGCTGCGATAGTGGTGGCCGCCGGGGTCGGCAACGCCCTGCTGTCACGCGGGCGCTATGCGGCGCCCTTCGCGCACACCCAACCTTCGGGAAACGTGCCCGACTCGAGGAACAGCGCCAGCTGA
- a CDS encoding helix-turn-helix transcriptional regulator — protein sequence MATGIRASRREDVLRLLDESDEPLTVVALADLLGTHPNTVRLHLEKLVADGQVERTTDGRGNPGRPAQLFQRARKQPGVDPGRYRMLAEILVDELAQSSQPQRAAIEAGRRWGRREAEREPGREPVEGLVDLLERAGFQPRACTADGRVDVCRCPFLELAQKHPDVVCSVHLGLMQGALQTWGDKTSVDRLERREDPDVCTAHLVAHTA from the coding sequence ATGGCAACCGGCATCCGGGCCAGCCGACGAGAAGACGTGCTGCGCCTTCTCGACGAGTCAGACGAGCCGCTCACTGTGGTCGCGCTCGCCGACCTTCTCGGCACGCATCCGAACACAGTTCGGTTGCATCTTGAGAAGCTGGTCGCCGACGGGCAGGTCGAGCGCACGACCGACGGGCGCGGCAATCCCGGTCGTCCCGCACAGCTTTTCCAGCGTGCGCGCAAGCAGCCCGGCGTCGACCCCGGCCGCTACCGCATGCTCGCCGAAATTCTCGTTGACGAGCTCGCCCAATCCTCTCAACCACAGCGGGCCGCCATCGAGGCTGGCCGGCGCTGGGGGCGCCGCGAGGCAGAGCGCGAGCCCGGCCGCGAGCCGGTCGAAGGACTCGTCGACCTGCTCGAGCGCGCGGGCTTTCAGCCGCGGGCCTGCACGGCCGACGGGCGGGTGGATGTCTGCCGTTGCCCCTTCCTCGAACTTGCGCAGAAGCATCCCGATGTCGTGTGCTCGGTGCACCTCGGCCTCATGCAGGGCGCCCTGCAGACATGGGGTGACAAGACGTCGGTTGATCGGCTCGAGCGGCGCGAAGATCCCGATGTGTGCACGGCTCATCTGGTCGCGCACACCGCATGA
- a CDS encoding DUF488 family protein, translating into MAEPTVWTIGHSTRTLDEVVALLRDHLVRGVVDVRTVPRSRHTPHFNEDTLGPALAERGIPYRHLAALGGLRHSRKDSVNTGWRNASFRGYADYMQTPEFAAGIEELLEIARERPTAIMCAEAVPWRCHRSMIGDALIVRGIRVLDIIGSGAAREETLTSFAHIEGLTITYPATQEKTDA; encoded by the coding sequence ATGGCCGAGCCGACGGTGTGGACGATCGGGCACTCGACCCGCACGCTCGACGAGGTGGTCGCGCTGCTGCGCGACCACCTCGTGCGCGGGGTCGTCGACGTGCGCACAGTTCCCCGTTCACGCCACACCCCGCATTTCAACGAAGACACGCTCGGGCCGGCGCTGGCCGAGCGCGGCATCCCCTATCGTCATCTGGCGGCATTGGGCGGGCTGCGGCACAGTCGTAAGGATTCGGTCAACACCGGCTGGCGCAACGCAAGCTTTCGCGGCTACGCCGACTACATGCAGACGCCCGAGTTCGCCGCGGGCATCGAGGAACTGCTTGAGATCGCGCGTGAGAGACCCACAGCGATCATGTGCGCCGAGGCGGTGCCCTGGCGTTGCCACCGTTCGATGATCGGCGACGCCCTCATCGTGCGAGGCATACGCGTGCTCGACATCATCGGCTCGGGCGCGGCACGCGAAGAGACACTCACCTCGTTCGCGCACATCGAGGGGCTGACCATCACCTACCCCGCAACACAGGAGAAGACGGATGCCTGA
- a CDS encoding macro domain-containing protein: MRGGGGVDGAIHRAGGPAILRDCVARFPNGLPTGDAGWTTAGALPAQWVIHAVGPNFTAGQRDRSLLVSCYRRSLEVADALGAASLAFPLISAGVYGWPKRDAVAAAIETIRSVESAVEEVRLVGFDRATFELIARAL, encoded by the coding sequence ATGCGCGGCGGTGGCGGGGTCGACGGAGCCATCCACCGCGCGGGTGGGCCGGCGATTCTGCGCGACTGCGTCGCACGCTTTCCGAACGGACTGCCCACCGGTGACGCCGGCTGGACGACGGCGGGTGCCTTGCCTGCGCAGTGGGTGATCCATGCCGTGGGGCCGAACTTCACCGCCGGCCAACGCGACCGGTCGCTGCTCGTCTCGTGCTACCGGCGCAGCCTTGAGGTCGCCGACGCGCTGGGCGCGGCATCCCTCGCCTTTCCTTTGATCAGTGCCGGCGTCTATGGGTGGCCAAAGCGCGATGCCGTGGCCGCGGCGATCGAGACGATCAGATCGGTCGAGAGCGCCGTGGAAGAAGTGCGGCTCGTCGGCTTCGATCGGGCGACCTTCGAGCTGATAGCACGGGCGCTCTGA
- a CDS encoding signal peptidase I, protein MIAIIGRVLRGVGNLALWLLAVVGVLCGGLWVANVAGVAQPLIVVSGSMTPAFVKGDLLLATPTPATDVAVGEVASLPNPETGVLVSHRITAVRIEGDTVTIEMKGDANRSGDPAPYVVSADDSIWQPVVTIPGAGAFVETLMRPTVAMPLAAGLVGLIGLTLIPKPERDDESDDDVAADSDPTDAEVVLAR, encoded by the coding sequence ATGATCGCCATCATCGGTCGCGTTCTGCGCGGCGTCGGCAATCTCGCACTGTGGCTTCTCGCCGTCGTGGGTGTGCTGTGCGGGGGGCTCTGGGTGGCCAACGTCGCCGGAGTGGCGCAACCCCTCATCGTCGTCTCGGGCTCGATGACCCCCGCGTTCGTCAAGGGCGACCTGTTGCTTGCAACACCGACTCCGGCGACCGACGTCGCCGTGGGCGAGGTCGCTTCACTGCCGAACCCTGAGACCGGCGTACTTGTGAGCCACCGCATCACAGCGGTCAGGATCGAGGGCGACACCGTCACGATCGAGATGAAAGGCGACGCGAACCGTTCGGGCGACCCTGCACCCTATGTCGTGTCGGCCGACGACTCCATATGGCAGCCCGTCGTGACGATCCCCGGTGCAGGTGCCTTCGTCGAGACGCTCATGCGGCCCACTGTCGCCATGCCGCTCGCCGCAGGCCTGGTCGGACTCATCGGCCTCACCCTCATTCCGAAGCCTGAGCGCGACGACGAGTCCGACGACGACGTGGCCGCAGACTCCGACCCCACGGACGCCGAGGTGGTGCTCGCTCGATGA
- a CDS encoding lipoate--protein ligase family protein, protein MAVTSTLVIRAEQAMDAAADLDRSVDLLRAVADGAIGEDRVVRLYAPLPTVALSRRESRMPGFDVAAQAAIERGFTPVVRPTGGRAVAYDSSCIVFDIVQREREMTDQRTFFIRVGESLVSAMRRLGADARLGDVPGEYCPGEFSVNARGAVKLIGTSQRAVRGARLLSGMVPLNEVAHLADVLAVVNAALGLDWDAATFGTLRDEAPPVDRSVVEDAIVGALIEV, encoded by the coding sequence ATGGCTGTGACATCCACTCTCGTCATCCGGGCAGAGCAGGCGATGGATGCCGCTGCCGATCTGGATCGCTCCGTCGACCTGTTGCGCGCCGTGGCCGATGGCGCAATCGGTGAAGACCGGGTCGTGCGGCTGTATGCCCCGCTGCCGACCGTCGCCTTGAGTCGTCGGGAGAGCCGGATGCCGGGGTTCGACGTTGCCGCGCAGGCGGCGATCGAGCGCGGCTTCACGCCGGTGGTGCGCCCCACCGGTGGACGCGCGGTCGCCTACGACTCGTCGTGCATCGTGTTCGACATCGTGCAGCGCGAGCGCGAGATGACCGATCAGCGCACGTTCTTCATTCGCGTGGGTGAGTCACTGGTGTCTGCGATGCGCCGGCTGGGTGCCGATGCGCGGCTGGGCGATGTGCCGGGGGAGTACTGCCCGGGCGAATTCAGCGTCAACGCGCGCGGTGCCGTCAAGCTCATCGGCACCTCGCAGCGCGCCGTGCGCGGTGCCCGACTGCTCAGTGGCATGGTGCCGCTGAACGAGGTCGCCCACCTCGCCGACGTGCTGGCCGTGGTCAACGCCGCCCTCGGACTGGACTGGGATGCCGCGACGTTCGGCACGCTGCGTGACGAGGCGCCGCCTGTCGACCGCAGCGTCGTCGAAGACGCCATCGTGGGCGCGCTCATCGAGGTGTGA